From uncultured Bacteroides sp.:
ACTACCTTACCGTGGCAGGTGTAAAGTCGTTTAACAATGGCGATGGGGTATGTTACATCAATGAACAGGGAGATCTCACCGGTTTCCGCATTAACAAGGTGGAGGCTAACAAACTCTTTCCTCACGAAATGCCGGATGTGAAACCCCGCACAGTGCTTTACCGGAATTTCGACCAGGAGTTCGAGAAACTATTGGCGCGTAAATCGGCAGACCGGAAGATTAATGTGGAATTCAGCCTTGCAGAAAATAATTTTGGTTTCACGCTTTCTGTGAAAGACGAAGATGGAAACGCTGTGAGCGTAACACTTCCCCGGGAAAAAGAGCTTGCCCGCACACCGCAAACGGATAATCTCCGCAATCAACTGAGTAAATTGGGAAATACACTGTTTGAAGCTGTACGGATTGATGTGGACTTTCAGGAAAACTGGTTCATTCCTGCTTCGGTATTGGCTGAGCTAAGACGAGACACTGTTTATAAGTTGCTTCAGACACGGAAGATTAATTTCCGCCGTTCATCAAAAAAGATACAACCCACGCATCATCAGTTCCCGAAAACCGAACTTACCTATCTGGGCAACGTGATGAATGCTGAGGCTGAGTCGTTCTATCTGGATCATGGGGTGAAAAGTGTTCTGCCTGCTTTCGAAAAAGTTCCGGTGGAAGGTGCCACGGTGATGTTCTGTAAGTATTGTATTCGCTATAACTTAGGTTATTGTCCCGTTCATCAGGGAGGAAAGTCACCCTATACAGAGCCTTATTATCTGACATACAAGGATAAAAAATTTCGCTTATCGTTTGACTGTAAGAAGTGTGAAATGAAAGTGATTAATGAACAATGAGAAAATGAAAAAGAGAAATCAGGAGATTTTGCAAAGTCAACGGGCTGTTTCGGTATTTAAGATGGCTCATCGAACAAGACTGCTTTGTGGTGGTATGCGCAGTCTCTTATTCTTTTTTGCGATTTTTCTTTCGGTAGCTTTTTATTCCTGCAAGTATAAAGAACCCAATCTTGATAAAGAAGAAATTCCCCAGAAAACCAAGGACTCTCTTTCTTATCTTTATAAATATCACTATACACTGAATAAAAACTTCGAAGTATGGTCGGATACTGTAAAATTGGCACAATTGCCTTTCAAAGATAAGTTTGTAACGATAAACAAAGGAGATCGGGTAGTAGTGGCGGAGTTTATGGTACAGCCGTCGGATTCAGTGGATTCTGTCTGGGTAAAGGTGGCTCGTGACGAGAAAACACAAGGATGGATTCACAAATCAACCGTAGTGAATAACTTTGTTCCGGTCGATCTTGAATCTCAGGCTATATTCCTGTTCAGCCATACCCATGCGTCCTATTCGTTGATTGTGGTAACACTGGTGATGGCTATTTATCTTTTCAGGGTTTACCGGAAAAAGAAACTAATGCTGGTCTATTTTAACGACATAAACAGTTTATATCCGCTGATGCTTTGTTTTCTGCTGGCCTTTGCGGCGACTCTCTATGAAAGTGTGCAGATGTTTGCTCCCGAAACGTGGCAGCATTATTACTTTAATCCTACTCTGAGTCCATTTAAAGTCCCTCTTGTTCTAGGTGTTTTTGTACTGAGTCTGTGGGCTTTCATTGTTGTATTTCTGGCATCTCTTGAGGATTTATTTCACGAACTTTCTGCCTCCTCTGCATTCTTGTATTTGCTGGGACTGGCGGCTTGCTGCATCTTTTGCTATTTCTTTTTCATTATTGCCACCTCGTTTTATGTGGGATATATGTTTTTGCTCTTTTTCTTTTATATTCTGGTGAAAAGGATCAATGGAAGAATGACGTATAAATACCGTTGTGGTAAGTGTGGAGCACTGATGAAAGAAAAAGGTGAATGCCCTTCCTGCGGAGCTGTCAACGAATAATAGAAAGAGAAAACCTCTCCATCAGAAATAGAAAAAAATATCATAGTTTCCTAACCATGATCTAAGCAAGTTATTGCTATGCCTATTCTCAACAGAGAGGTTTTTATAAAAAAAGAAACAGGGTGTTTTTCCCGGTTCCCCTTATCTTCTAGAATCTGTAACGCAAATCAACACCAACTTGTATTGGTCTGCCTTTCTGCATAAAGGTATTCGAACTGGAAACAAAACCGAATGTTGCGTAAGATTTATCGGTAAGATTTCTTCCCCAGAAGTCAACCTGTACCTTGTTCATGGTAATTCCTATTTTACCATTCAGCAGTCCGTAAGATTTCTGTGTCAGGTCGTTATTTTCTGTCCAGTATATTCTGCCAATACCATTATACTGTGCGTTGAACACTAGTTTATTGATAAAACAGTTCTGGAATGTGAAAGCATATTCACCGCCAAGACAGAATGTGTTCTGCGGAATCATTGGTACATAATTGTCCTTGTAATCAACAGATATAATCTGTTGCTGCTGGTTCTTCACTTGTCCTATATAATCTTTGAAGGTAGCATGAGTATATCCGTAGGAAGCATTTAAACTGAATGCATTGGTAATGATTGCGCGGATATTGGCTTCTGCACCAAGGCTGGCACTGTGTCCGGCATTTACGGTCATTCTTCCTAAACCACTAGGAGCAAACCTAACTATTTGCTGGTCTCTTGTATCCATATAAAAGGCTGCAAGGTCTGCTGTTAGTTTGTTGTCCAGTAAAGATAGGTGGGTACCTGTTTCATAACTCCAGGTATATTCCGGTTTATAGATGATGGCGTTTTTTACATCAACCTCAGATAATGTATAACCCGAGGCTGGACTGGCCATCATTAGCCCTTGCACAAGGTCGGCAAACATCTGGTAATTATAACCTCCCGAACGATATCCTTTGCTAACGGAAGCATAAACGTTGCCCGTTTTATTGTCACTAAAATCATATTTAAGTGCAAACTTGGGAAGCAATTGCAAGTAGTCATCTTTAGCATCACCTGTCAGAATGGTTGTTTGCATTGTCTGGCCATTTATGGTGGCATTTGTATCGTAACTGATTTTTGTTTTCTCATAATCAAGGCGCAGACCAACACTGGCTGATAGTCCTTTAAAAAACAGATCATTAAAAGTGGATTGATGGAACAGGGCAGCCCCCATAGTCGGAGTGTCATATTCTCCGGGAACGGCAATTGATTTTATGTATGAAGACATGCGGCTGGCTGTTAAAAAGTCACTCCCGAAATTTACCGGTGAGTTTGTGTTCTGTGACTGGTAAAAGCCAAATGCACCACATACATATTCATATCTCTTATTGGATGTTGATTTGAAAACAATCTCTTCTGTTACGGTATTTTGCTTCTGCTTCTGAGTGATGGAATACATGTTTGCAACTGTAAAGTCCTGATCCATGAACATTCTGTCTTTTAAATTCTGGAAACTGGTCACTGCACTCATGGTATAGTTCTTTGTCTGATAACTGATATTAAGGCCGGCATTCAGCAGTCCGCGGTAGTAAGTGCTCTCCAGATTAGTTGAAACATCGCCTGTCTTGCCAGTCGTTTTGTCATATTTAGCATAAGGGTATCCTCCCTGGTCGCTATACTCATAACTTACATTCAAATCCAGTTTTAAATTCTCCTTCGGTAACCAGATGCTGCGTATTCTTCCACCGCCGTCGCTAAACGGATCAGCTTTCTTATTCAGATATACGTTATTGAAAAAGCCTCCGCTTTTATCGTAAAAACCTCCTGCCGAGAAGGCAAACTTATCGTTTACACGGTGATAGTGTGTCAATGAGGCTGAATAACTATCATAAGTTCCTGCACTTAGTTTGAGGTCGGTTCCCTGATAACTAAAAGGTGATTTGGTATGCAGTTTGATTAATCCACCCATTGCATTCCTGCCGTAAAGAGTACTTTGCGGTCCTCGCAACACTTCAATACTTTCAATGTCCGAGAAGTTGAAGTCGAAGGCCGATTTATCTATATAAGGAATATTATCTACATACAGTCCCACAGAAGGGGTGTTTATTCTGGAACCGATGCCGCGGATATAAATGGCGGAAGTTAGTCGGGAGCCATAATCTGGGATAAAGAGATTAGGCACAACTCCATTCATACTTTTCAGAGAGCTCACCTGATAGGCCTGCATATCATGCTGAGAGATTGTTGAAACAGTGATAGGAAGTTGACGGAAGTGCTTTGATTCTTTGGGAGAAGCCGTAACAATAATTTCTTTTATCTTTATACTATTGGTGGTATCCTTTCCTATAATATCACCTGCCCGTAAATAAATTGCGTTTAATAGCAATAGAAACAGTAATACATTCTTTCTCATTTGTATAGTTTTTTAATTCGCCTGCAAAGAACGATATATTTAAAAAACTATACAATCCTCATTTATTAGGATTCTATATCCTGTCCGGTGAAACGTATCCGTTCATTACGGCATAGATGGTTAATCCGGAAACTGATTTTATCCCCAGCTTTTCGGTGATATTCTTGCGATGAGAGATTACCGTTGTGAGGCTGATGTTGAGTTTATCCGCTATCTCCTTGTTGATAAACCCTTTCGTAATAAGTATCAACACTTCAATTTCCCTGGCTGTAAGATCATTATCCGATGGGGGAATCTCCATTTTATCAGGATTATCAGAAAAGAATTTCATCAGCTCTGAGGTCAGTTTCTTTTCCGGAAGGAATATGTTCACAATATGGTTGGAGGCAGGAAACGTGTGATTGCCTGCTCCATGCATCATGATGATTGTTTTCTCCTTACGTGGAAGGAAGAATGGGTTATATAGAATATAGGTCTGTGAGGAGATGAAATAGTGAGTATACATATCCGGTGTATCATCCACGAAGGTGGGGAAGTCAGGAAAGATTCGTATCACTGTTTTTGGAAGCAATTCTCCCAACAGATTCTTCAACCCCATGCAGGTAAGCGTATTGGCATCTATAATAGCAATCTCTAAATTATTCATATTCTTCCTTCTTAACACTTAGTCCTTTTAATTAGCTTCGGCATATTTAGCAGCGCTCTCTGCACATCGTTCACCGTCTTTTCCGGCAGAGACAATGCCTCCCGCGTAACCGGCACCTTCACCGCAGGGGAATAATCCTTTGATGGTGATGTGTTGTAACGTTTCCAGGTCACGAATGATTCGCACCGGTGAGGAAGTCCGTGTTTCTACTCCGATCATGGTTGCTTCGTTTGTCAAAAATCCATGAGAATAGCTCCCGAATTGCTGGAATCCCAGTGAAAGCCGCTTGGTGATAAAAGGTGGCATCCAGAAGTGAAGAGGAGAAGATATCAGCCCGGGACTATAAGATGAGTCGGGTAAGTCTGCACCTAATTTATTTTTGGTGAAGTCTGCCATGCGTTGTGCCGGGGCTGTTTGTCGTCTTCCGCCCTGCATCCAGCATTGGCGTTCCAGTTCTTCCTGAAACTCCATCAAAGCAAGTGGACCATATTTGGTATATTCCGGAAAATCTTCGGGATGTATCTCTACCACCATACCGGAATTGCTCCATTTTGAACCCCGGCTGGATGGAGACATTCCGTTGACAACCACCTGTTCCGGGGCACTTGCTGCAGGAACCACGAAACCACCGGGACACATACAGAAACTATACACGCCTCTGCCCTCTACCTGGGTAACGAAACTGTATTCCGCGGCAGGAAGATAGTCGCCCCTTCCGTTCTTATTGTGGTACTGAATCTGGTCAATCAGTTCTTGTGGGTGTTCCAGACGGACACCGACGGCAATTCCCTTTGCTTCAATGGCTACATTATTAGCAGCCAACCAGCGGTAAACATCGCGTGCCGAGTGACCGGTTGCCAGAATTACCGGTCCCAGAAAGGTCTTTCCAGTATTAGTTTCTATACCTTTTATTTCGTTGTTCTCAATTATCAAAGCATCCATTCGTGTTTCGAAATGCACCTCACCGCCACATTCCAGAATGGTGTTACGCATGTTCTCAATCACTCTTGGCAGTTTATCCGTACCAATGTGCGGATGGGCGTCAACAAGAATGGAAGTGCTTGCTCCGTGCTGGCAGAATACATTCAGAATCTTCTCTGTATTTCCACGTTTCTTGCTGCGGGTATAGAGCTTTCCGTCTGAATAAGCACCGGCTCCACCTTCACCAAAGCTGTAATTTGATTCAGGATCAACAATGTGTTCGCGTGAAATCTGGGCGATATCCAGTTTACGGTCGCGAACATTCTTTCCACGTTCTACAATAATGGGTTTTATACCCAACTCTATTAGTTTAAGAGCGGCGAAAAGTCCACCGGGACCAGCACCAACTACAATTACTTGCGGAGCATTCTCTACTTTCTTATATGTGGTTTTTGTGAATTCATCATCCTTTGGCATCTCATTGACATAAGCACGCACTTTTAAGTTTACAAAAACCGTACGTTGTCGTGCATCAATGCTGCGCTTCAGAATGCGAACAGCATTGAGTTGTTTCAGGGAAATACCATTTTCCTTTGATACATATTCTTTTAGTCGCTGTTCATTGGCTGCGATTTCCGGTAAGATTCTTAGTTGTATCTCTTGTATCATTATTTTTTTTATGTATTATCCAAACAGGCAACGAAAAGCTTCTTCTACCTTTCTTACCGGAACCAGTTCTATATTGATATTTTTTTTATTTAGCCCTTGCAAATTATGTTTGGGAAGAATTATTCGTTTAAAACCCAGCTTCTCGGCTTCTCCAATTCGTTGTTCAATGCGGTTCACCGGACGAATCTCACCCGATAAGCCAACTTCTCCGGCCAGACAGATTTCCCGCTCAATTTCAGTGTCCATGTTTGACGAAAGTATGGCGCTGATTACGGAAAGATCGATGGCCGGATCGTTTACCTTTAAACCTCCTGCAATATTTAGAAACACATCTTTCTGAGCTAGTTTGAAGCCCACCCGCTTTTCCAGTACAGCCAGTAACATGTTCATACGACGAAGATCGAACCCGGTGGCCGAACGTTGCGGCATCCCATAAGCTGCCGAGCTGACAAGGGCTTGTGTCTCAATAAGAAACGGGCGAACTCCCTCAATGGCAGAAGCAATGGCTACACCACTCATCCCTTCATGATCGGGAGATAAGAGGAGCTCAGACGGGTTGCTTACTTGTCGCAAACCATCTTGTCTCATTTCATAGATGCCCAGTTCTGAAGTACTTCCAAAACGGTTTTTTATGGAACGAAGAATGCGGTACATATAATGCTGGTCTCCTTCGAACTGTAACACCGTGTCTACGATATGTTCCAGCACTTTCGGTCCGGCTATACTTCCCTCCTTATTTATATGTCCGATGAGTAGCACTGGAGTGTTTGTCTCTTTGGCAAATTTCAAGATGGAAGCCGAACATTCACGCACTTGTGCGATGCTGCCCGGTGAAGATTCTATGGTTTCTGTGGAAATGGTTTGAATGGAATCGATAATAACCAGTTCGGGCTGGGTATTCTTGATGTGAGTATAAATTTGTTCCAGTGAAGTTTCGCAAACAATCAGGCAATCTGAAGAGTTATGTTGAATACGGTCGGCACGAAGTTTCAACTGGCGTGCACTTTCTTCACCGGATACATAGAGTATGCGGCGATTGTTTATACGGAGAACTGTCTGCAGCACCAGGGTGGACTTTCCAATTCCCGGCTCTCCACCGATTAGTACCAAAGATCCCGGCACCAGTCCGCCTCCCAGCACCCGGTTTAGTTCTTCATCCTTTAAGTCAATGCGAGGTTCGTCGGAGGTAGTGATGTCACACAGTGATATTGGTCTGGCTTTGGGAGTTTCAATACCCGAAACAGGGCGTTTGTTGGTTACTTCTTTGTGGACAATCTCCTCAATGTAAGTGTTCCATTCTCCGCACGAAGGACATTTACCAACCCATTTCGGTGAATCCTGCCCGCAATTAGAGCATACATATACGGTTTTATCTTTTGCCATTCATACAATCTGTTACAGTTAATTGCAAAAGTACCGATAATTTTTCAGAAACAGATTTATTTAATGGTTATTTCTCCAGCGATGGAGATCTGCATCATTTTTCGCACTTCATCCGGTGTAAGTCCATGTCCCAGGAGAAACATCAGTTTGGTTACGGCAGACTCAGTGGTACTGTCATATCCACTCAATATTCCCGATTGAAGCAATTGTCTTCCGGTTTCGTAGTGATCCATTTCTACAGTACCTGCCCCACACTGTGTCACATTAACAATGACAATACCTTTTTTATTTGCATCAGTCAGATGTTGTACAAGCCATTGGCTTCTGGGAGCATTACCCGATCCGTAGGTCTCCAGAACCACAGCTTTCAGCCCCGGAATGGCAAGAGTTGCCGCCACCATACTTTCCTGAATTCCTGGAAACAGTTTCAGAATTACCACATTTGTATCAAAGAAAAGATGTGGAGTGAGAGGTTTCCCATTTGTGCAACGATGAATCAATGAAGGTTCATATTTAATATGTATCCCGGCTTCGGCCAGTGTCGGATAATTATAAGAACGAAAAGCGTTGAAATTCTCTGCATTTATTTTGGTAGTGCGGTTTCCTCTCATCAGGTGGTTTTCAAAGAAGATGCAAACCTCAGAGACTAGTGGTTTTTCTTTGTATTTTGCTGCGGCAATCTCAATGCTGGTCATCAGATTTTCCTTTCCATCTGTTCTTAGTACCCCGATAGGCAGTTGCGATCCGGTGAGAATAACCGGCTTATTGAGATTCTCCAGCATAAAACTGAGTGCGGAAGCAGTAAATGCCATGGTGTCTGTACCGTGAAGAATCACAAAACCATCATATTTTGAATAGTTCTGATAGATAATTCTAACTAAATCGGCCCACGCTTCGGGCTCCATATCTGAAGAATCCCGGGGAGGATCAAACTGACAGGATTCTATTTTGAAATCAAACTTTTTGAGCTCAGGTAGATGTTTTTGCAAATGCTCGAAATTAAAGTTTTCCAGAGCACCTGTTTCGGTATTCTCAATCATTCCAATTGTTCCACCGGTGTAAATTATCAATACGGAAGTGAGTTGTGGTTTCATGCTTTAAAATATACCTGATTTATTATGCAAATATAGGTATTATTCTTTAATACGGTAACAATATGACAGAAAAGTGAGCGACTATGAACTGAGGATACTTGACTTGTGTGTTATAAAAATCCATATGAGATAAAAAAGAACTTGCTTTTTATCACATTTTTTTTCGAAAAAGCGTTAGATTGATAATAATAATTTGTATTTTTGCACCACTTATCAGTTAAGATAGAAACAATAATATGGCAAAATACTATCCACATACCACATCCATGTGCACCACAACCCTTTGGGGTTAGGGATAGTTTTGTGTTTCTACGTGAATCACGCTTACAAACGGTAAGCATCAATCAATTCTTTATTATTTAGTTCATTCATTCAACTTGTGCCTTGTGAGGTGTGAGTTTTTAAAATTATAAACATGAAAGTAATGAAATTCGGCGGAACATCCGTAGGTTCCGTGAACAGCATTTTAAATGTTAAAAAGATAGTTGAGGCTTCTGAAGAGCCTGTTATTGTTGTCGTATCTGCATTGGGAGGTATAACAGACCAGTTGATAAATACCTCAAAGATTGCTGCATCAGGTGCATCTTACGACAAGGAATTCCGGGAAATTGTGATGCGCCATGTAAACATGGTTAAAGACGTGATTCCGGCAGGCGAAAGACAGGTTACTGTTCAAAAACAAGTACGTGCGCT
This genomic window contains:
- a CDS encoding TonB-dependent receptor plug domain-containing protein — encoded protein: MRKNVLLFLLLLNAIYLRAGDIIGKDTTNSIKIKEIIVTASPKESKHFRQLPITVSTISQHDMQAYQVSSLKSMNGVVPNLFIPDYGSRLTSAIYIRGIGSRINTPSVGLYVDNIPYIDKSAFDFNFSDIESIEVLRGPQSTLYGRNAMGGLIKLHTKSPFSYQGTDLKLSAGTYDSYSASLTHYHRVNDKFAFSAGGFYDKSGGFFNNVYLNKKADPFSDGGGRIRSIWLPKENLKLDLNVSYEYSDQGGYPYAKYDKTTGKTGDVSTNLESTYYRGLLNAGLNISYQTKNYTMSAVTSFQNLKDRMFMDQDFTVANMYSITQKQKQNTVTEEIVFKSTSNKRYEYVCGAFGFYQSQNTNSPVNFGSDFLTASRMSSYIKSIAVPGEYDTPTMGAALFHQSTFNDLFFKGLSASVGLRLDYEKTKISYDTNATINGQTMQTTILTGDAKDDYLQLLPKFALKYDFSDNKTGNVYASVSKGYRSGGYNYQMFADLVQGLMMASPASGYTLSEVDVKNAIIYKPEYTWSYETGTHLSLLDNKLTADLAAFYMDTRDQQIVRFAPSGLGRMTVNAGHSASLGAEANIRAIITNAFSLNASYGYTHATFKDYIGQVKNQQQQIISVDYKDNYVPMIPQNTFCLGGEYAFTFQNCFINKLVFNAQYNGIGRIYWTENNDLTQKSYGLLNGKIGITMNKVQVDFWGRNLTDKSYATFGFVSSSNTFMQKGRPIQVGVDLRYRF
- a CDS encoding LuxR C-terminal-related transcriptional regulator produces the protein MNNLEIAIIDANTLTCMGLKNLLGELLPKTVIRIFPDFPTFVDDTPDMYTHYFISSQTYILYNPFFLPRKEKTIIMMHGAGNHTFPASNHIVNIFLPEKKLTSELMKFFSDNPDKMEIPPSDNDLTAREIEVLILITKGFINKEIADKLNISLTTVISHRKNITEKLGIKSVSGLTIYAVMNGYVSPDRI
- a CDS encoding FAD-dependent protein; this translates as MIQEIQLRILPEIAANEQRLKEYVSKENGISLKQLNAVRILKRSIDARQRTVFVNLKVRAYVNEMPKDDEFTKTTYKKVENAPQVIVVGAGPGGLFAALKLIELGIKPIIVERGKNVRDRKLDIAQISREHIVDPESNYSFGEGGAGAYSDGKLYTRSKKRGNTEKILNVFCQHGASTSILVDAHPHIGTDKLPRVIENMRNTILECGGEVHFETRMDALIIENNEIKGIETNTGKTFLGPVILATGHSARDVYRWLAANNVAIEAKGIAVGVRLEHPQELIDQIQYHNKNGRGDYLPAAEYSFVTQVEGRGVYSFCMCPGGFVVPAASAPEQVVVNGMSPSSRGSKWSNSGMVVEIHPEDFPEYTKYGPLALMEFQEELERQCWMQGGRRQTAPAQRMADFTKNKLGADLPDSSYSPGLISSPLHFWMPPFITKRLSLGFQQFGSYSHGFLTNEATMIGVETRTSSPVRIIRDLETLQHITIKGLFPCGEGAGYAGGIVSAGKDGERCAESAAKYAEAN
- the radA gene encoding DNA repair protein RadA, producing the protein MAKDKTVYVCSNCGQDSPKWVGKCPSCGEWNTYIEEIVHKEVTNKRPVSGIETPKARPISLCDITTSDEPRIDLKDEELNRVLGGGLVPGSLVLIGGEPGIGKSTLVLQTVLRINNRRILYVSGEESARQLKLRADRIQHNSSDCLIVCETSLEQIYTHIKNTQPELVIIDSIQTISTETIESSPGSIAQVRECSASILKFAKETNTPVLLIGHINKEGSIAGPKVLEHIVDTVLQFEGDQHYMYRILRSIKNRFGSTSELGIYEMRQDGLRQVSNPSELLLSPDHEGMSGVAIASAIEGVRPFLIETQALVSSAAYGMPQRSATGFDLRRMNMLLAVLEKRVGFKLAQKDVFLNIAGGLKVNDPAIDLSVISAILSSNMDTEIEREICLAGEVGLSGEIRPVNRIEQRIGEAEKLGFKRIILPKHNLQGLNKKNINIELVPVRKVEEAFRCLFG
- a CDS encoding type I asparaginase, with the protein product MKPQLTSVLIIYTGGTIGMIENTETGALENFNFEHLQKHLPELKKFDFKIESCQFDPPRDSSDMEPEAWADLVRIIYQNYSKYDGFVILHGTDTMAFTASALSFMLENLNKPVILTGSQLPIGVLRTDGKENLMTSIEIAAAKYKEKPLVSEVCIFFENHLMRGNRTTKINAENFNAFRSYNYPTLAEAGIHIKYEPSLIHRCTNGKPLTPHLFFDTNVVILKLFPGIQESMVAATLAIPGLKAVVLETYGSGNAPRSQWLVQHLTDANKKGIVIVNVTQCGAGTVEMDHYETGRQLLQSGILSGYDSTTESAVTKLMFLLGHGLTPDEVRKMMQISIAGEITIK